In Gimesia panareensis, the genomic window CTCCTGATGATTTTGGTGTCTATGGCGAACGCCCCACGCACCCGCAGCTTCTCGATCATCTGGCCATCCGCTTCCGTACGGAAGGCTGGTCGATCAAACAGCTGATCCGCGAGATCGTGCTCAGCCATACCTATCAGCTCAGCAGTTTCTGTGACGAACAGATTCTGGACACTGATCCGGAGAATCGCCTCCTCTGTCGGCACAATCGTCGACGCCTGGATGCGGAATCACTCCGTGACAGCATCCTGGCTGTCAGTGGACAACTCAATCGGGAACCCGGACTGGGGTCTGCGATTGCGAATGTGGATGAGCTGGTAAATAAAGCTGGCAATCTGCATCTGCCCCATAATCATCGCAGCATCTACCTCTGTATGCTGCGTCATTCGGAACCGCCGGAGCTTTCTGCCTTTGACCTGCCCGATTCGACGAAACCGGTGGGCAAGCGAAATGAAACCACATTGCCGACACAGAGCCTGTTTCTGCTCAACAGCCCGTTTCTGGTGGAACAGGCAGACTCGTTTGCCAAAGACGTGCTCGCAGATCCTGAGCTGAATGATACCGACCGGGTGCACCTGGTTTATCGGCGGGCCTTGAATCGCTCACCGGAATCATCTGAATTGCAGCGGGCTCTGAAGTTACTTGAAGACGTCGACCAGGCTCTGGAGTCAGAGATTTCACAAGCGGATCTGCGGCGTGTCGCAGTCTGGGCCACTCTCTGTCAGGCGCTGCTCAACACGAACGAATTCCGCTACGTTGACTGATTACTGAGAAGATAAAATACACATCGAGAGAAGAATACGACACAAGGAATCCTGCCATGCTCGGAATCTCGCGCCGCGAAATGTTACAATCCGCCTCCTGCGGTTTTGGCTATCTGGCCATGTCCGCACTCTGCGGGCAGAATTCCTTCGCTGCCAGTAACTCGACCGCCGCCAGTCTCAACGCCCGGCCTCCCCAGTTGCCGGCCCGGGCCAAACGGGTCATCTTTCTCTGTATGAGTGGCGGTCCAGCGCAGCTCGACACATTCGATTACAAACCGCAGACCGGTAAGAAAAAGCATGCCGGCTCGGTTTTTAAATTCAAACAACGCGGTGAAAGCGGTCTCTGGATTTCAGAGCTCCTGCCGGAAACTGCGAAACACGCCGATAAACTCTGTGTGCTCAATGGGATGTATGCGGATATTACGAATCACGCACAGTCATTCCTGCAACTGCATACCGGTGACCGGTTGCGTCCCCGCCCCAGTCTGGGATCCTGGGTTGTCTACGGACTGGGAACCGAGAATCAGAATATCCCCGGTTTCATTAGCCTGCATCCCCGCAAACCATCAGTATATTCGAGTGCCTTTCTGCCTCCCGTGTATGAGGGGACGCCGATTGGCCTGAATACTTCGAACATGTCAAAAGCGACGATCCATAACATCGCCAGCGATCACCTCCCTGTGAATGTCAAACGCCGGCAGCTCGATTTCGTACAGGCGATGAACCGCGAACACGCCACCCGCCGCCCCGATGATTCCCGTCTGGATGCAGTGATCCAGTCTATGGAACTGGGCTTCCGGATGCAGGTCGCAGCTCCCGAACTGCTCGATCTCAGTACCGAGACGAAATCCACACTGGAACGGTACCGCGTTGGTCAGGGCCAGGTGGTAGGCGCCTGTGGGAATTCGGACTTCGGTCGTCAATGTCTGCTGGCCCGGCGCTTTGCCGAGGCTGGCGTCCGCTTTATCGAAGTCAACCACGGCAGCTGGGATCAGCATAAAAACCACCGGGCCGATCTGACAGCGAACTGTGAATCAACGGATGCTCCGATTGCCGCGTTACTGGAAGATCTGGAACAGCGTGGCCTGCTGGAAGAAACCCTGGTCGTCTGGGGGGGCGAATTTGGTCGCCCCGGCCTGGTACCGGCAGACAAAAAAGACGGGACCGGACATAACGCACGCGGCTTTACCTTCTGGATGGCAGGTGGAGGCATCAAGCGGGGGCTCGCTTACGGGAAAACCGATCCGACCGGAGCCCGGGCCATCGAAGGCAAAATACATTTCCGCGATCTGCACGCAACCATTCTGCATCAGTTAGGCCTGCAGCACGATAAGCTCACCTTCAAACAGGGCGAACGGGAATTCCGTCTGACCGGTACCGAAGGGGGCAAGGTCGTGCAGGACATTATTGCCTGAGCCCGGCTTTTCTATACAATGGTGAGTGGTTCGTACAGGGATGGTTCCCGTCCCTGTTTCGCTGATTAACACAACTCACATTGGTAAGAAGAAGATGTTTCAACACCTCCTGCGCTGGCACCTCATCTGCTTTCTGTTTCTGATTTCTTTACTGGCAAATCTCTCTGCGGCGAATCTCTCCGCGGCGGAGCGGCCAAATTTTCTGATCATTTTTACTGACGATCAGGGCATACACGATGTCGGCTGTTATGGCAGTGAGATTCCCACGCCGAACATCGATCAGCTCGCGAAAGAGGGACTGCTCTTCCGGCAATACTATTCCGCCTCCGCGATTTGCACTCCTTCCCGTTTTGGGCTGCTGACAGGCCGCAATCCGAGTCGTTCTCAGGATCAGCTCCTGGGGGCTCTGATGTTTATGAGCCAGGTTGATCAGAATCGGGGGATTCAGCCGGGGGAAACCACGATCGCGGAAGTTCTGCAGCGGAATGGATACCAGACGGCCCTGCTCGGCAAATGGCATCTGGGACATGGTACAGAGTCTTTCCTGCCGGTCTCTCATGGGTTTGACTTGTTCCGCGGCCATACCGGCGGTTGTATCGATTACTTCACGATGACTTACGGAAACATTCCCGACTGGTACCACAACCGCCAGCATGTGACCGAGAACGGTTACGCTACGGACCTGATTACCGAAGAAGCAGAACATTTTCTGAAAGACCAGCGGTCGGCAGAGAAGCCATTCTTTCTGTTCCTGGCTTACAACGCACCGCATTTTGGCAAAGGCTGGTCCCCCAAAGATCAGGAGCCTGTGAACATCATGCAGGCGCGGGGGGCTGATCTGAAACGCGTTTCCTTCATCAAAGACAAGGTCCGCCGTGAGTTCGCCGCCATGACCGTGGCCCTCGATGATGGGATCGGTCGCGTGATGTCGACACTTAAGAATAACGGACTGGATAAAAATACGCTGGTGATCTTCATGACCGATCACGGCGGCGATTACGTCTATGGCGGCAGCAATCAACCATTCAGGGGGGGCAAAGCCACTCTGTTTGAAGGGGGCATCCGGGTTCCCTGTCTCATGCGCTGGCCCGGCAAGATCAAAGCCGGATCCGAAACCAGTGAAGTCACCTGGGCACTCGATCTCTTTCCCACGATCTGCCAGTTTGCGGATGCGGATACCAGCGACCTGACCCTGGATGGTCGCGATCTATCAAGTCTGATCACGAAACAAAAGCCGGTCGGCCCCCGGGAATTCTACTGGCAACTGGGTCCCCATAAAGAACTGGATCGGGGCCGCTGGACCGCGGTTCGGCAGGGGGACTGGAAATATCTCGAGGACGCCCGGGGGGCAGAATTTCTGTTCGACCTCAAAGCGGATCCCTATGAAAAAGAGAACCTGATCAACACACAGCCGGAAAAATATCAGGCACTCCAGCAACGTCGGGATGCACTTGCCAAAACGCTCTCACCATAGACGCAACCCCGCGAGTAGACTATTAAACATTCCACAGTCTGATTTACACCGCTGAATCTGCAGAGACGAGATCCTTTTCATGGAACAGCATGTCACCCACGTTAAAAAAAGTTTTGGCTTTCTGAAAACCACCGCCATTGGGGGACTGATCTTTCTGTTGCCCCTGATCGTCATCGGAATACTGGTGGGGGAGATTGCTCCTATTGTCCTGGCGGTCGCCAAGGTACTGTCCAATTCCAGTTACATCGACACCAGCGACAAGGCTGGCGTCGCACTCTTGTTTGCATTGTCGATTGCGATCGTCGTGCTGATGTGTTTCTTAGCGGGGATGATTGCCCGCTGGTCCATCGGGAGACGACTCTCCAGGTTCATGGAAAAGAATCTGATTATCCTCTTTCCCCGTTATGCCATCTACCGGGAACAGCTCAAAGGGAGTATCGGAGGCGAACATAACAAGCCGGAATTAATCCCGGTTCTGGTCCGCTTTGACGACGTCACCCGCATTGCTTTTGAAGCCGAACGTACGGAAGGTTCACTGGTCTCCATCTTCCTGCCAGGTTCACCCGATCCCTGGTCCGGGAATGTGATTTTCATGACGCCGGACCGGGTTGAGCGACTCAACATTCCCTTTTCAGAAGCATTGGGGATCTGTGAGCGGATGGGGCGGGAAACTCTGCATTTTCTGGAACAACATCAGAAACCAGTCACACAAAATTAATTCAGGTAACGGTTTCGTCTGGTCTGGAGGTCGAGTAAGATAAAATTCTACCGATCAATTCCTGCCTTTAAACTCGATCTATCAGGGAGTATTTCCCATGCCCGTGCATCTGCCCGCCCAGAACCGTCGTCAGTTCCTGTTTACGCTCGGAGCCGGTTTCCTCACCTGTTCTGCTGGTGCCTTTGCCAAAGACGCACAGCAGTCAGACATCATCTACCTGCTCAACGACACTCATATCGGCGAAAAGCATCCGGAAAATTCTCCCGTACCCAGTCACCTCCGCAAAGTCGTGAGCGAACTGGTGAGCCTCGAACAGAAACCGGCCTGCGTCCTCATCAACGGTGACCTGGCACTGCGGGATGGTCAGCCCGGTGACTATCGCCATTTTGCAAAACTGATTCGGCCCCTGCGGGAAGCGAAAATCGACACACACCTGACTCTGGGTAATCATGACGAACGGGATGTGTTTTACACTGTCATGCAGGAAGAACAACCGGAAACGCCGCCGGTCAAATCGAAGCATATCTCCGTCGTACAGACCCAATACGCGAACTTCTTCCTGCTCGATTCGCTGCACAAAACGATGGTCACGCAGGGAACCCTGGGGGCAGAACAGCGATCCTGGCTGGCGAACGCACTCGATGCCCACGCCGATCAGCCGGCCATCATCATGACGCACCATAACCCCCGACTGGGAGGCGATCCCAATCACTTCCCGGGTGGCTTAACCGATTCGGTCGAACTCTGGGAAATCCTGGCACCTCGCAAGCAGGTCAAGGCTTACATTCACGGACACATTCACGATCGTGGTAATGCCGAGCACAAAGGAATTCATATCATCAACACCCCGGCGACTTCCTATGTTGCGAATCCCAAACAGTCTACAACCGGGTGGACTGTCGCGAAACTGAGCCCTGAAGGAATCACCCTCACGACGCGGACTTCCGACGATCAACACCCCTGGAATCACCAGAGCAAAACACTCACCTGGCGTTAAGTAGAGGTTTTCACTTCTGACGGGGCAGACTCAGCTCAAGCTGTTTCCCGCCCCGGAAGACAGTGACACTCACCGTCTCTCCTGGTTGATGGGCATTGATCCCATAGGCCAGTAGATCAGTCTCGCGGGCCAGATTGGTTTGACCGTCAAAGCCAGTGATGATATCACCCACCTGGAATCCCCTTTTCCTGGCGGTGCCATGCAGACCATATTTGCCCAGTCCCCGAATCCGCAGTGCCATCGGCGCCTTTGCAGGCAGTCCCGCTACGGTTCTCTCTTCAGGCGTCGTTTCCTCCAGCACCGCACCACCAAGTACCATCCGCCGCATGGGCCAGCTGCTCACCCGCCACGATAAATCATCGGCCCGCTTCCAGCCGGTCGGTAACGTGAGCGTCAGCTGCTGTTTTTTGCCGTTGCGATCAATCTGCGCAGTCAACTGGTCCTGGCTCTCTGCCCGGTGCAGGACCCATTGGATATCAGCAATCGACAACAATGGTTGACCAGCCAGTGTCAGTAACTCATCACCACCTTGAAATCCCGCTTTCGCGGCGATGGAATCCGGTTTGACTTCCTTGACGGTAGCCTTCTCAGTGGGATCCAGAATCAGTCCCAGGATTTTCGGATGCGGGTAC contains:
- a CDS encoding metallophosphoesterase family protein, whose amino-acid sequence is MPVHLPAQNRRQFLFTLGAGFLTCSAGAFAKDAQQSDIIYLLNDTHIGEKHPENSPVPSHLRKVVSELVSLEQKPACVLINGDLALRDGQPGDYRHFAKLIRPLREAKIDTHLTLGNHDERDVFYTVMQEEQPETPPVKSKHISVVQTQYANFFLLDSLHKTMVTQGTLGAEQRSWLANALDAHADQPAIIMTHHNPRLGGDPNHFPGGLTDSVELWEILAPRKQVKAYIHGHIHDRGNAEHKGIHIINTPATSYVANPKQSTTGWTVAKLSPEGITLTTRTSDDQHPWNHQSKTLTWR
- a CDS encoding DUF1501 domain-containing protein — translated: MLGISRREMLQSASCGFGYLAMSALCGQNSFAASNSTAASLNARPPQLPARAKRVIFLCMSGGPAQLDTFDYKPQTGKKKHAGSVFKFKQRGESGLWISELLPETAKHADKLCVLNGMYADITNHAQSFLQLHTGDRLRPRPSLGSWVVYGLGTENQNIPGFISLHPRKPSVYSSAFLPPVYEGTPIGLNTSNMSKATIHNIASDHLPVNVKRRQLDFVQAMNREHATRRPDDSRLDAVIQSMELGFRMQVAAPELLDLSTETKSTLERYRVGQGQVVGACGNSDFGRQCLLARRFAEAGVRFIEVNHGSWDQHKNHRADLTANCESTDAPIAALLEDLEQRGLLEETLVVWGGEFGRPGLVPADKKDGTGHNARGFTFWMAGGGIKRGLAYGKTDPTGARAIEGKIHFRDLHATILHQLGLQHDKLTFKQGEREFRLTGTEGGKVVQDIIA
- a CDS encoding DUF502 domain-containing protein, producing MEQHVTHVKKSFGFLKTTAIGGLIFLLPLIVIGILVGEIAPIVLAVAKVLSNSSYIDTSDKAGVALLFALSIAIVVLMCFLAGMIARWSIGRRLSRFMEKNLIILFPRYAIYREQLKGSIGGEHNKPELIPVLVRFDDVTRIAFEAERTEGSLVSIFLPGSPDPWSGNVIFMTPDRVERLNIPFSEALGICERMGRETLHFLEQHQKPVTQN
- a CDS encoding sulfatase family protein — its product is MFQHLLRWHLICFLFLISLLANLSAANLSAAERPNFLIIFTDDQGIHDVGCYGSEIPTPNIDQLAKEGLLFRQYYSASAICTPSRFGLLTGRNPSRSQDQLLGALMFMSQVDQNRGIQPGETTIAEVLQRNGYQTALLGKWHLGHGTESFLPVSHGFDLFRGHTGGCIDYFTMTYGNIPDWYHNRQHVTENGYATDLITEEAEHFLKDQRSAEKPFFLFLAYNAPHFGKGWSPKDQEPVNIMQARGADLKRVSFIKDKVRREFAAMTVALDDGIGRVMSTLKNNGLDKNTLVIFMTDHGGDYVYGGSNQPFRGGKATLFEGGIRVPCLMRWPGKIKAGSETSEVTWALDLFPTICQFADADTSDLTLDGRDLSSLITKQKPVGPREFYWQLGPHKELDRGRWTAVRQGDWKYLEDARGAEFLFDLKADPYEKENLINTQPEKYQALQQRRDALAKTLSP